In a single window of the Elaeis guineensis isolate ETL-2024a chromosome 6, EG11, whole genome shotgun sequence genome:
- the LOC140858678 gene encoding GATA transcription factor 15-like: protein MLHQCGHHSGGGISTPCSCGLLYGACGASGSTSFSILFPGKQSAMDEVFDSGYPIPSPSSVDCTLSLGTPSTRRTESHKPPPTSTPIQQPSCVSSLCWDILSPSSKQPSVASHGPTGPTNCSNLGADPVLLARRCANCDTTSTPLWRNGPRGPKSLCNACGIRYKKEERRAAASTASPTSSSVVSATAEQTGIGYGYPRQQQQQQQQHQAWSCYNSTVTASKNPSISTYDDVMDGEEVSYLSWRLNVVPSAQFPVRDRPSLFQYN from the exons ATGCTACACCAGTGTGGCCACCATAGCGGCGGGGGTATCTCAACCCCGTGCTCTTGTGGCCTCCTCTACGGAGCTTGCGGCGCGAGTGGCAGCACCTCCTTCTCCATTCTCTTCCCGGGAAAGCAATCAGCCATGGATGAGGTGTTCGATTCTGGATATCCTATCCCGTCCCCATCCTCAGTGGACTGCACCCTATCCCTCGGCACGCCATCGACCCGCCGCACCGAATCCCACAAGCCCCCACCCACTTCCACTCCCATCCAGCAGCCGTCTTGCGTGTCTAGCTTGTGCTGGGATATCCTATCCCCGTCTAGCAAGCAACCGTCGGTGGCCTCTCATGGACCCACTGGACCAACCAATTGCTCCAACCTCGGCGCTGACCCCGTCCTCCTCGCTCGTAGGTGCGCCAACTGTGACACCACCTCCACCCCCCTCTGGCGTAACGGCCCTCGTGGCCCCAAG TCACTTTGCAACGCGTGTGGGATCCGTTACAAGAAGGAGGAGCGACGGGCGGCGGCGTCGACGGCGTCGCCGACGTCGTCATCGGTAGTGTCGGCAACGGCGGAGCAAACGGGGATCGGGTATGGGTACCCacggcagcagcagcagcagcagcagcagcaccaAGCGTGGAGTTGTTATAACTCGACGGTGACGGCGTCAAAGAATCCTTCAATCTCGACGTATGACGACGTGATGGATGGGGAGGAGGTGTCCTACCTCTCGTGGCGACTCAACGTCGTCCCCTCGGCCCAATTCCCTGTCCGGGACCGGCCCAGCCTCTTCCAATATAATTAG
- the LOC105047169 gene encoding sugar transporter ERD6-like 6 produces the protein MSFRGEESGGEEGRGDLKKPFLHTGSWYRMGMGSRQSSLMDKLGSSASVIRDSSVSVVLCTLIVALGPIQFGFTGGYSSPTQDDIINDLSLSLSEFSIFGSLSNVGAMVGAIASGQIAEYIGRKGSLMIASIPNIIGWLAISFAKDSSFLYMGRLLEGFGVGVISYTVPVYIAEIAPQNMRGGLGSVNQLSVTIGILFAYLLGMFVQWRLLAVIGILPCTILIPGLFFIPESPRWLAKMGMTEDFEASLQVLRGFDTDITVEVNEIKRSVASANRRTTIRFSDLKQRRYKLPLLIGIGLLVLQQLSGINGILFYAGSIFKAAGLTDSNLATCGLGAIQVVATGVTTWLLDKAGRRLLLIISTAGMTISLIIVSVAFYLKGAISEDSDFYFTLSVLSLVGLVAYVISFSLGLGAIPWIIMSEILPVNIKGLAGSVATLANWLTSWAITMTANLLLSWSSGGTFTIYAVVCAFTVLFVILWVPETKGRSLEEIQWSFR, from the exons ATGAGTTTTAGAGGGGAAGAGAGCGGTGGGGAGGAGGGGAGGGGGGACCTCAAGAAGCCCTTCCTCCACACGGGTAGCTGGTACCGGATGGGGATGGGATCGAGGCAGTCGAGCTTGATGGATAAGCTCGGCTCCTCGGCCTCGGTCATCCGCGATTCCTCCGTCTCCGTCGTGCTTTGTACCCTCATCGTCGCCCTCGGGCCCATCCAGTTCGGCTTCACCGGGGGATACTCCTCCCCTACCCAGGACGACATCATCAACGACCTGAGCCTTTCCCTCTCCGAG TTTTCGATCTTTGGGTCGCTTTCGAACGTGGGCGCCATGGTGGGAGCAATAGCCAGCGGACAGATTGCGGAGTATATTGGGCGGAAGGGG tcctTGATGATTGCTTCTATTCCTAATATCATTGGCTGGCTCGCCATATCCTTTGCCAAA GATTCATCATTTTTGTACATGGGTCGTTTGCTAGAAGGATTCGGAGTTGGCGTGATATCCTATACG GTGCCTGTATATATAGCAGAGATAGCTCCTCAGAATATGAGAGGTGGTCTTGGCTCTGTGAATCAG CTCTCTGTAACAATTGGTATTTTGTTTGCTTATCTGTTGGGTATGTTTGTTCAGTGGAGGTTGCTTGCAGTGATAG GAATTTTACCATGCACAATCCTGATACCTGGTCTGTTCTTTATCCCAGAATCTCCAAGGTGGCTG GCAAAAATGGGCATGACGGAAGATTTCGAAGCTTCCCTTCAAGTATTGAGGGGATTTGATACTGACATTACTGTAGAAGTGAATGAAATCAAG AGATCAGTAGCATCAGCCAACAGAAGGACTACGATCCGGTTTTCAGATCTTAAACAAAGAAGATATAAACTTCCTCTCTTG ATAGGAATTGGTCTACTTGTATTACAGCAGCTAAGTGGAATCAATGGCATCTTATTTTATGCTGGCAGTATTTTTAAAGCTGCTG GGCTCACAGATAGTAACTTAGCAACATGTGGTCTTGGGGCTATTCAG GTTGTCGCCACTGGAGTTACCACTTGGTTGCTTGATAAAGCTGGGCGACGTCTTTTACTTATA ATTTCCACAGCCGGAATGACAATCAGTCTTATCATTGTTTCTGTCGCATTTTATCTGAAG GGTGCTATTTCTGAAgattctgatttttattttacGTTGAGTGTGCTTTCATTGGTTGGACTTGTG GCTTATGTCATTTCTTTCTCTCTTGGATTGGGAGCCATTCCATGGATCATAATGTCTGAG ATACTTCCCGTTAACATCAAGGGCCTTGCTGGTAGTGTTGCGACACTTGCCAACTGGTTGACATCATGGGCAATTACAATGACTGCTAATTTGCTTTTAAGTTGGAGCAGTGGAG GGACCTTTACCATCTATGCGGTCGTTTGTGCCTTCACTGTACTTTTTGTGATCCTATGGGTACCTGAGACCAAGGGAAGAAGCCTTGAGGAAATTCAATGGTCTTTCAGATGA